The following are encoded in a window of Deinococcus sp. Leaf326 genomic DNA:
- a CDS encoding methyltransferase domain-containing protein, which yields MTWNPEQYHRFRAARSAPAQDLQALVPVRDYHNIVDLGCGTGEQARQLAERFPAAQVLGLDSSAEMLAQAAGGPATPNLRFEQGDIAGLTGEYDLIYANASLQWLPNHPALLARLWARLRPGGVLAVQVPANHDHPSHRLLTETAQEFAAELGGFTRFGTAHGASPVLTPAAYAELLDALGAQDITALSKVYPVVLPGALGLVEWTRGTALVPYLSRLSQGDGERFLAAYRERLRATFPSERVYYAFTRVLFIGGKPEN from the coding sequence ATGACGTGGAATCCTGAGCAATATCACCGCTTCCGGGCAGCCCGCAGCGCCCCGGCCCAAGATCTCCAGGCCCTCGTTCCGGTGAGGGATTACCATAACATCGTGGACCTGGGCTGCGGGACGGGCGAGCAGGCACGGCAGCTTGCCGAACGCTTTCCGGCAGCACAGGTGCTGGGACTGGACAGCAGCGCCGAGATGCTGGCGCAAGCCGCGGGGGGACCTGCAACTCCCAATCTGCGCTTCGAGCAGGGTGACATCGCCGGGCTGACGGGTGAATACGACCTCATCTATGCCAATGCCTCGTTGCAGTGGTTGCCGAACCACCCGGCCCTCCTCGCACGGCTGTGGGCGAGGCTGCGGCCCGGCGGTGTGCTGGCCGTGCAGGTGCCTGCCAATCACGACCACCCCAGCCACCGCCTGCTGACCGAGACGGCCCAAGAGTTCGCGGCCGAACTCGGCGGCTTTACCCGCTTCGGCACGGCCCACGGGGCTTCGCCAGTCCTCACGCCCGCCGCCTACGCCGAACTCCTCGATGCCTTGGGGGCACAGGACATCACCGCCCTGAGCAAGGTCTACCCGGTCGTCCTGCCGGGCGCGCTGGGCCTCGTCGAGTGGACACGCGGCACGGCGCTCGTGCCCTACCTGTCGCGGCTCTCGCAAGGAGATGGCGAGCGCTTTCTGGCTGCCTATCGAGAACGGCTGCGGGCGACCTTTCCGAGTGAGCGGGTCTATTATGCCTTCACGCGGGTGCTGTTCATAGGGGGCAAGCCGGAGAATTAA
- a CDS encoding TetR/AcrR family transcriptional regulator: MARWQAGAGDRLEQAALALFLEQGFAETTVPQIAARAGLTTRTFFRHFADKREVLFRADANVPILIQELMAEAALSLSPLTLISTRLGGFAEQVFAGQRDILLLQQRIIQTDPGLQDRKRRKMATLRDAIIAGFLQRGTERLVATIAADLAMSVLGTALERWLSADGTTPFTTYVAEGLQALHVLKEQEL; the protein is encoded by the coding sequence ATGGCACGGTGGCAAGCAGGAGCAGGAGATCGACTGGAACAAGCAGCGCTCGCGCTGTTCCTGGAACAAGGCTTCGCGGAAACGACCGTGCCGCAGATTGCGGCGCGTGCCGGTCTGACGACCCGCACCTTCTTCCGTCACTTTGCCGACAAGCGCGAGGTCCTTTTTCGCGCAGACGCGAACGTCCCCATCCTCATCCAGGAGCTGATGGCTGAAGCTGCCTTGAGCCTGAGTCCATTGACGCTGATCTCCACCCGGTTGGGCGGATTTGCCGAGCAGGTCTTCGCGGGGCAACGGGACATCCTGCTCCTCCAGCAGCGGATCATCCAAACGGATCCTGGATTGCAAGACCGGAAACGGCGCAAGATGGCGACTCTCCGAGACGCCATTATTGCTGGCTTCCTTCAGCGCGGTACGGAACGCCTCGTCGCCACAATCGCAGCCGACTTGGCGATGTCGGTGCTCGGAACGGCTCTGGAACGCTGGCTCTCAGCAGATGGGACGACGCCGTTCACGACATATGTTGCTGAAGGCCTTCAAGCGCTTCACGTCTTAAAGGAGCAGGAGCTGTAG